One window of Nakaseomyces glabratus chromosome A, complete sequence genomic DNA carries:
- the KEL3 gene encoding Kel3p (CAGL0A01067g~Ortholog(s) have cytoplasm localization), whose amino-acid sequence MAKKKKDKEAKKARAEQKLKKNQAKAESKDKKRAKKLDEDDDDMDIEEVLANFKKEQEQFEKVAVDSVDKVNKRLNPCMVGNPSASSSKKELIVFGGEFTNPQTSTTTFYNDLHTFTPENNQWKRYTSQNAPMPRSSAAMAAHPSGIALLHGGEFSSPKQNTFYHYSDTWILDCNTKEWAKVDAKVGPSARSGHRITVWKNFFILHGGFRDLGTSTTYLSDCWLFDITTYKWKQVEFPSNHQVPDARSGHSFIPTAEGAILWGGYCKVKANKKGYQKGKILSDCWYLKMKSDISGIRWERRRKQGFQPSPRVGCSMAYHKGRGILFGGVYDFEETEESLESNFFNDLFSYHIESNRWYSLSIRSRKSNNNAVAKKSGKNSKEQEKELKMLLDSILEKANLQDKSDDDEDDEEINTALAKVDLEDEEEEQLAVQHTILTQLPHPRFNATTTVIDDTLFIFGGIWELGDKEFMIDSLYSIDLNKLDGVTMYWEDLKEIERAKELGVEDSDFEDDDEDDDDEDDDEEDDNEKDEGDDEESEEEEEEEIEEELEYPDPRPWLPHPKPFETLRAFYIREGAAFLEWAISNNKNAKGKHLKKHSFDLCQERWWERRDQLRIEEDKLEEIGGVGDIIERDKSASSKRR is encoded by the coding sequence ATggcaaagaagaagaaggacaaGGAGGCGAAGAAGGCGCGTGCGGAGcagaagctgaagaagaaccagGCGAAGGCGGAGTCGAAGGACAAGAAGCGGGCCAAGAAGCTCGACGAGGACGACGACGACATGGACATCGAGGAAGTGCTCGCGAACTTCAAGAAGGAGCAGGAGCAGTTCGAGAAGGTGGCTGTAGACTCAGTCGACAAAGTGAACAAGAGGCTGAACCCATGCATGGTCGGAAACCCCTCGGCGTCGAGCAGCAAGAAAGAGCTTATAGTGTTCGGCGGAGAGTTCACCAACCCGCAGACGTCCACGACCACGTTCTACAACGACCTGCACACTTTCACGCCGGAAAACAACCAGTGGAAGAGGTACACGTCCCAGAACGCGCCCATGCCAAGGTCCAGCGCGGCAATGGCCGCGCACCCGAGCGGTATAGCGCTGCTGCACGGGGGTGAGTTCTCCTCGCCAAAACAGAACACTTTCTACCACTACAGCGACACATGGATCCTGGACTGTAACACAAAGGAATGGGCCAAGGTAGACGCCAAAGTCGGGCCCTCCGCAAGATCAGGACACAGAATCACAGTGTGGaagaacttcttcatcctgCACGGTGGGTTCAGAGACCTCGGCACCAGCACAACTTACTTGAGTGACTGCTGGCTGTTCGACATCACCACTTATAAGTGGAAGCAGGTCGAGTTCCCTTCAAACCACCAGGTCCCAGACGCAAGGTCCGGCCACTCGTTTATCCCAACCGCAGAGGGTGCTATCCTGTGGGGTGGGTACTGTAAAGTAAAGGCCAACAAGAAGGGCTACCAAAAGGGTAAGATCCTCTCTGACTGCTGGTacttgaagatgaagagcGATATCAGCGGCATAAGATGGGAGCGCAGACGGAAACAAGGGTTCCAGCCTTCGCCAAGAGTCGGGTGCTCAATGGCTTACCACAAGGGTAGAGGTATCTTGTTCGGAGGTGTCTACGATTTCGAAGAAACTGAAGAGAGCTTGGAatccaatttcttcaacgACTTGTTCTCCTACCACATCGAAAGTAACAGATGGTACTCGTTGTCTATTAGATCGAGAAAGAGTAATAACAATGCCGTGGCTAAGAAGTCCGGTAAGAACTCGAAAGAACAGGAGAAGGAATTGAAGATGCTGTTGGATTCTATCCTGGAGAAGGCCAACTTGCAAGACAAATctgatgacgatgaagacGATGAAGAGATCAACACCGCACTTGCGAAGGTCGATCTGGAagacgaagaagaagaacagtTAGCAGTGCAACATACAATCCTCACACAACTTCCACATCCAAGATTCAATGCTACCACTACTGTTATAGACGAtactttatttatttttggtGGTATTTGGGAACTGGGTGACAAAGAGTTCATGATTGACTCCTTATACAGCATCGACCTGAATAAATTAGATGGTGTGACTATGTATTGGGAAGATTTGaaggaaattgaaagagcTAAGGAATTGGGTGTTGAAGATTCTGATTtcgaagatgatgatgaagatgacgatgatgaagacgacGACGAAGAAGACGATAACGAAAAGGATGAaggtgatgatgaagaaagcgaagaagaagaagaagaagaaattgaagaagaacttgaatACCCTGACCCAAGACCTTGGTTACCTCATCCTAAGCCTTTTGAAACTCTAAGAGCTTTCTATATTCGTGAAGGTGCGGCATTCCTCGAATGGGCCAtttctaataataaaaatgcCAAGGGTAAGCATCTGAAAAAGCATTCCTTTGATTTATGTCAAGAACGTTGGTGGGAAAGACGTGACCAATTGCGTATCGAGGAGGACAAATTGGAAGAAATTGGTGGCGTTGGAGATATTATCGAGAGAGACAAATCTGCTAGCAGCAAGAGAAGATGA
- the PBI1 gene encoding Pbi1p (CAGL0A01089g~Has domain(s) with predicted alcohol O-acetyltransferase activity and role in alcohol metabolic process): protein MSRSLSSYERKLLSEILENNKNGTVFGASYIFDDSVTADEHIWDDDNDTLAATRVESRSTKKPALSLTLPLVTRALKSLIEKNPEMYTTVNDLLEFAPLKEIRTPDVISVVTFDNEKDEKVNCHSGGPPPYLIRHILKNDVFQPGSNKPLWNLYLIDESQLVFHCQDILFDIFSAANFHKLFLKELIAVCRPQQSYEKPLEYLFKLQKSFENNYSVPKSIYDNLKLHLPATRPELLNLQTQSFFKSIFCNAVKKPLDFIQMPITSITNSSSNSDNSTTVISQEGNQLKLFRTRYTNILTSATSNCGHTIFGSVSNERFNYLNSVVKNEKICLRSFIAAITMLCLKPMVKSFNGTLIFSMPMNLRDSMNEKRDFGLVYKDIRVECPLSMIDDKQCSVPGLNESDPEYNEKLLEIQFQQIATYVTESIEQRMSTWKKYGYNDNDMKRMKFTKYDEKFAPNTRLIKINDVSEVSFDDNDIRFPHIKSPGFTTSLSQNTLMSLSYTHCEEDGLNICIHYPDGYNMENFVDCFESFMEEQ, encoded by the coding sequence ATGTCTAGGTCCTTGTCTAGTTACGAGAGAAAGTTGCTCTCTGAGATACTAGAGAACAATAAGAACGGTACTGTCTTCGGTGCCAGTTACATATTCGATGACTCAGTCACCGCCGATGAGCACATATGGGATGACGACAACGACACCCTAGCCGCCACAAGAGTGGAGTCTCGCTCCACCAAGAAGCCTGCTCTGTCCCTGACTTTGCCGCTGGTTACCAGGGCCCTGAAGAGCCTCATTGAGAAGAACCCCGAGATGTACACCACCGTGAACGACTTGCTCGAGTTCGCTCCTTTGAAAGAGATAAGAACACCCGACGTCATATCTGTGGTCACCTTCGATAACGAGAAGGATGAGAAGGTCAACTGCCACTCCGGCGGTCCACCACCTTACTTGATCCGCCACATCCTGAAGAATGATGTCTTCCAGCCCGGCTCCAACAAGCCATTGTGGAACTTGTACCTGATCGACGAGTCCCAGCTGGTGTTCCACTGTCAGGACATCCTGTTTGACATATTCTCCGCGGCCAACTTCCATAAACTGTTTCTGAAGGAACTGATAGCTGTGTGTAGACCACAGCAGAGCTACGAGAAGCCATTGGAGTATTTGTTTAAGTTGCAGAAATCCTTCGAAAACAATTACTCAGTGCCAAAGTCCATCTATGACAACTTGAAACTGCACTTGCCTGCAACGCGCCCAGAACTGCTAAACTTGCAGACCCAGTCCTTCTTCAAGTCCATCTTTTGTAACGCCGTCAAGAAGCCTCTGGACTTCATCCAGATGCCAATCACGAGCATTACCAACAGCAGCTCTAACTCTGATAACTCCACCACAGTTATCAGCCAAGAAGGTAATCAATTGAAGCTGTTCAGAACCAGATATACCAATATACTGACTTCTGCAACTTCTAACTGTGGTCATACCATCTTCGGTTCCGTCTCCAATGAAAGATTCAACTACTTGAACTCGGTTGTGAAGAACGAGAAGATATGCCTAAGAAGTTTTATTGCCGCCATCACAATGCTGTGTCTGAAGCCTATGGTTAAGAGCTTCAACGGCACTTTGATTTTCTCAATGCCCATGAACTTGAGAGACTCGATGAACGAGAAGAGAGATTTTGGTCTGGTCTACAAGGACATTAGAGTAGAGTGTCCTCTCTCTATGATTGATGACAAGCAATGCTCTGTGCCAGGTCTAAATGAAAGTGATCCTGAGTACAACGAAAAACTGCTGGAAATACAGTTCCAACAGATTGCCACTTATGTTACTGAAAGCATTGAGCAAAGAATGAGTACTTGGAAGAAGTACGGTTAcaatgataatgatatgaAGAGAATGAAGTTCACTAAGTATGACGAGAAGTTTGCGCCAAACACTAGACTAATAAAGATTAATGATGTATCGGAAGTATCTTTCGATGACAACGACATCAGATTCCCTCATATCAAGAGCCCAGGATTCACTACAAGTCTCTCTCAAAATACACTAATGTCTCTTTCATATACCCACTGTGAGGAGGATGGTTTGAATATCTGCATCCATTATCCAGATGGATACAACATGGAGAATTTCGTGGACTGCTTCGAGTCTTTCATGGAGGAGCAATAA
- the ATP15 gene encoding F1F0 ATP synthase subunit epsilon (CAGL0A01111g~Ortholog(s) have proton-transporting ATP synthase activity, rotational mechanism activity, role in ATP synthesis coupled proton transport and mitochondrial proton-transporting ATP synthase, central stalk localization) has translation MSAVANASTAWRKAGLSYSSFLAIAARTVRESLKKELQTPAVMGRGKTDAAYTKYEKGSPKSDPIPLQE, from the coding sequence ATGTCTGCTGTTGCGAATGCCAGTACTGCCTGGAGGAAGGCCGGGCTCAGTTACAGTTCATTTCTGGCCATTGCTGCCAGAACCGTGCGTGAGTCGTTGAAGAAGGAGTTGCAGACGCCAGCTGTGATGGGCAGAGGCAAGACTGATGCAGCATACACCAAGTATGAGAAGGGCTCTCCAAAGTCCGACCCTATCCCATTGCAGGAGTAA
- the MDL2 gene encoding ATP-binding cassette permease MDL2 (CAGL0A01133g~Ortholog(s) have role in cellular response to hydrogen peroxide and mitochondrial inner membrane, vacuolar membrane localization) yields MKYSGIAVLRGVRVTPLALPRAGSRYLSLLARPPTRQIIHNTGAGYGVWVSHKVLTSSTIRRPFTAHRALNNEYNTTAGNASVKSQSATKEKNEEDRKYSKKEKEEQSETKENHSEFRDIVRLMLLVRRDWKLLLTAVGLLTISCSIGMTIPKVIGLILDQLKNALAANSVDGQPVSIDKLPPIVFGLSFYEFLGGFALALLVGIAANYGRIILLRVLSERLVARLRATVIKKTIHQDAEFFDTHKVGDLISRLGSDAYVVSRSMTQKVSDGFKALICGSVGIGMMLALSPQLSCLLLVFTPPVILSASVFGKQISTTSRELQEATGHLTKVAEEQLSGIKTVQSFVAEQREINRYNFAIRDIFNIGKKAAVINAKFFSSTSAMGDLSFLTVLGFGSYLVLQNSLTIGDLTAFMMYTEYTGNSIFGLSTFYSEIMQGAGAASRLFELTDRVPSISTTKGVKYKPGNGEIEFKNVSFAYPTRPSNMIFKNLNFKIEAGSNVCIVGPSGRGKSTVALLLEKYYKPSSGEILIDGQNINDLNSKSLRRHIGLVQQEPILMSGTIRDNIVYGLTEMPTKDEIRQVAKQCFCHNFITRFQSSYDTVIGPHGTLLSGGQKQRIAIARALIKKPRILILDEATSALDVESEGAINYTFGQLMKKKEMTIVSIAHRLSTIRRSENVIVLGHDGSVVEMGKFKELWDDPTSELSQLLNEKSTPHQTTNITVTPPPTTMAEKVVEEVVENAEPETVIEDPGSPPMYISTVSEVSAEGHELINEQIEDTIENVMKDVTSERKPLKLQKDENL; encoded by the coding sequence ATGAAGTACTCTGGAATAGCGGTGCTGAGGGGAGTGCGAGTGACGCCTCTGGCGTTGCCCAGGGCTGGGAGCAGGTATCTCTCCCTGCTCGCAAGACCGCCCACAAGACAGATAATTCATAACACAGGCGCTGGCTATGGCGTTTGGGTGAGTCATAAAGTGCTGACTAGTAGCACTATAAGGAGGCCGTTCACTGCGCACCGAGCACTGAACAATGAATATAACACCACTGCCGGTAATGCCAGTGTAAAGTCCCAATCTGCTACTAAGGAGAAAAACGAGGAGGACAGAAAGTATAGcaagaaggagaaggagGAGCAATCCGAGACCAAGGAGAATCACTCCGAATTTAGGGATATAGTACGACTGATGCTACTGGTGAGACGAGATTGGAAGCTGCTGCTAACTGCCGTGGGTCTACTGACAATCTCATGCTCTATAGGTATGACAATACCTAAAGTCATTGGTCTTATTCTAGATCAATTGAAGAACGCACTGGCTGCTAATTCCGTGGATGGACAGCCGGTAAGTATAGATAAACTACCACCCATTGTGTTTGGCCTCTCATTTTATGAGTTCCTAGGCGGGTTTGCATTGGCATTACTGGTTGGTATTGCCGCCAACTACGGAAGAATTATCTTGCTAAGAGTCCTAAGTGAAAGATTGGTTGCTAGATTGAGGGCTACAGTTATTAAAAAGACGATACATCAAGACGCCGAGTTCTTTGACACCCACAAAGTAGGCGACTTGATATCTAGACTAGGTTCAGATGCTTATGTGGTATCTCGTTCGATGACTCAAAAAGTGTCCGATGGGTTTAAGGCTTTAATATGTGGTAGTGTGGGTATTGGTATGATGCTGGCACTATCACCCCAGCTTTCATGCCTACTACTTGTTTTCACACCACCGGTGATACTGAGTGCATCTGTCTTTGGTAAACAGATTAGCACAACTTCGAGGGAATTACAAGAAGCCACCGGTCATTTGACCAAAGTTGCCGAGGAGCAATTATCGGGCATAAAAACAGTTCAATCATTTGTTGCTGAACAGAGAGAAATAAACAGATACAACTTTGCAATCCGtgatatattcaatattgGTAAGAAGGCTGCTGTTATAAATGCAAAATTCTTTAGTTCTACCTCTGCAATGGGTGATTTGAGTTTTTTAACGGTGCTTGGTTTTGGATCTTATCTTGTTTTACAAAATTCCCTGACTATTGGTGACCTTACTGCTTTTATGATGTATACCGAGTACACAGGAAATTCGATTTTTGGTCTATCTACGTTTTACTCAGAGATTATGCAAGGTGCTGGTGCGGCTTCAAGATTATTTGAATTGACTGATAGAGTTCCCAGCATATCAACCACTAAAGGTGTGAAATATAAACCCGGCAATGGTGAAATTGAGTTTAAAAATGTTTCCTTTGCTTATCCAACAAGGCCATCAAATAtgatattcaaaaacttgaatTTCAAGATTGAAGCTGGATCTAATGTCTGCATTGTGGGGCCATCTGGACGTGGTAAATCTACTGTAGCATTGCTTCTAGAGAAATACTATAAACCATCATCTGGTGAAATTTTAATCGATGGACAAAATATCAACGATCTGAACAGCAAATCTTTGAGAAGACACATTGGACTCGTTCAACAAGAACCAATACTGATGTCAGGCACGATCCGTGATAACATAGTATATGGTCTAACTGAAATGCCTACTAAGGATGAGATTAGACAAGTAGCCAAACAATGCTTTTGTCACAATTTCATTACCAGATTCCAGTCTTCCTACGATACTGTAATTGGTCCTCATGGTACATTACTGAGCGGAGGTCAGAAACAACGTATTGCTATAGCGCGTGCTCTGATAAAAAAACCCAGAATACTAATATTAGATGAAGCTACGTCTGCATTAGATGTTGAAAGTGAGGGTGCAATTAATTACACATTTGGCCAgttaatgaaaaagaaagaaatgacCATAGTCAGCATTGCTCACAGATTGAGTACTATCCGTAGGTCAGAAAATGTCATTGTATTGGGGCATGATGGTAGTGTAGTTGAAATGGgtaaattcaaagaattatGGGATGATCCTACAAGTGAATTATCGCAACTGTTGAATGAAAAATCAACTCCACATCAGACGACTAATATAACTGTAACACCACCACCTACAACAATGGCAGAAAAGGtagttgaagaagttgtcGAGAATGCTGAACCTGAAACAGTCATAGAAGACCCTGGTAGCCCACCAATGTACATCAGTACTGTATCAGAAGTATCTGCAGAAGGCCATGAGTTGATAAATGAGCAGATTGAAGATACTATTGAAAATGTAATGAAGGATGTTACTAGTGAACGCAAGCCATTAAAGCTacaaaaagatgaaaaccTCTAG
- the KAR9 gene encoding Kar9p (CAGL0A01155g~Ortholog(s) have role in establishment of spindle localization, mitotic spindle orientation checkpoint, nuclear migration along microtubule): MSNHELTFNNDLQMLLETQLPEIHDTISKLRSVQFIKGDDSSIEDLCDVLEWITTQMNRILEIFPQIIDSTGIEVSSLLEYLDWLQERKELLFELVNDINSIGPFLSDILEGIEANLNTDPNKSLDEHEMHLIDLIERCSTLRDDLDPWLNKLRKLLDATLEFKEISNDHMDGLDKVVSENIQSCFDIQEERFTSPVRHAPSFTLEQIVDLLKQNSDSNAISVPTFNKQEKLISERFLELRRSVPAIEKSLTDILPNRIDNFARRDMTNIDSLAEFLRDKYKVLMKKYEFMSSEISELNAELIDKRWNILFVNLNHEINFILDDYEKLKKKLNSVEEIGINVQIREKMSHQMTQKSLTIERTFKVIFKAQEFSLLDAGIASKTNEMKNRWEKVRVDDKLLRSVSVDSGPEISSVTKDFESLTLKNGSSHGASNRRSVSEGTPSASRQFGSVLLKRMRIKPVSNTNKDQLLDDPNPFFDKKSRNSGKLVLNSIPALPHNKDPVTEPTKISKPQTISSSTPVKTAKSLEELEGERIMYYKTHGTTKLPSLMKKAERTQFSKYKETGTIATPQRTPKSMNAWGPSSKRGNVLRPPTPLSALITPTSSRRRPF, encoded by the coding sequence ATGAGCAACCATGAGTTGACGTTCAACAACGATTTGCAGATGCTCCTGGAGACGCAACTGCCGGAAATACATGACACAATATCGAAACTTCGAAGTGTGCAATTCATCAAAGGTGATGATAGCAGTATTGAGGACCTCTGTGATGTGTTGGAGTGGATTACGACGCAAATGAATAGAATACTAGAAATTTTTCCACAGATTATTGACTCTACGGGGATCGAGGTATCCAGTCTTTTGGAGTACCTTGATTGGTTGCAAGAGCGCAAGGAGTTATTGTTTGAGCTTGtaaatgatattaataGCATAGGACCCTTTTTATCAGATATACTTGAGGGTATTGAAGCTAATTTGAACACTGATCCAAATAAGTCACTGGATGAGCATGAAATGCATTTGATAGACCTGATAGAGCGTTGTTCCACCCTGCGTGATGATCTTGATCCCTGGCTAAACAAACTGAGGAAATTGTTGGATGCAACACTTGAGTTTAAGGAAATTTCCAATGATCACATGGATGGGTTAGACAAAGTTGTTTCTGAAAACATACAGTCATGTTTCGATATACAAGAAGAGCGGTTCACCTCACCTGTACGACATGCACCCTCATTTACATTAGAGCAAATAGTGGATTTACTAAAGCAAAACTCAGACTCGAATGCAATTTCGGTACCGACATTTAACAAGCAAGAGAAGCTGATATCAGAAAGGTTCTTGGAGTTAAGAAGAAGTGTACCAGCTATTGAAAAGAGTCTAACTGATATTCTACCCAATAGAATTGACAATTTTGCAAGAAGAGACATGACAAACATCGATTCATTGGCAGAATTTCTTAGAGATAAGTACAAagtattgatgaagaagtatGAGTTCATGTCATCTGAGATATCTGAACTGAATGCTGAGCTGATAGATAAACGATGGAACATTCTTTTTGTAAACTTGAATCAtgaaatcaatttcattcTTGATGACTAtgaaaagttgaaaaagaaactgaatTCCGTGGAAGAAATTGGCATAAACGTTCAGATTAGAGAAAAGATGAGCCATCAAATGACTCAAAAGTCGCTAACTATCGAAAGAACTTTCAAAGTTATCTTCAAAGCTCAAGAGTTTTCGTTGCTAGATGCTGGCATTGCTTCGAAaacaaatgaaatgaaaaacagATGGGAGAAGGTTAGAGTAGATGACAAACTTCTAAGGAGTGTAAGTGTAGATAGTGGACCTGAGATATCAAGTGTGACCAAGGACTTTGAATCACTGACATTGAAAAATGGAAGTTCACACGGCGCTTCAAATAGAAGATCTGTTTCGGAAGGTACACCATCTGCAAGCAGGCAATTTGGTAGTGTGCTTCTGAAAAGGATGCGTATCAAGCCTGTCTCAAACACTAACAAGGACCAATTATTGGATGATCCAAACCCTTTCTTCGACAAAAAATCTCGAAATAGTGGTAAGTTAGTGCTGAACTCCATTCCGGCTCTTCCTCACAATAAGGATCCAGTTACCGAGCCGaccaaaatatcaaaaccACAAACAATCTCAAGTTCTACGCCGGTGAAAACAGCAAAGTCACTTGAAGAGCTAGAAGGTGAAAGGATCATGTATTATAAAACCCACGGCACTACCAAGCTGCCGTCTTTGATGAAAAAGGCAGAAAGGACTCAATTCAGTAAGTACAAAGAAACTGGGACTATTGCAACTCCACAACGAACACCAAAATCAATGAACGCTTGGGGCCCCTCGTCAAAGAGAGGTAATGTATTAAGACCACCCACACCACTATCAGCACTCATAACCCCTACATCTTCCAGGAGACGtcctttttga